The genomic DNA GTGAAGCTTCCACCTGGAGTGCTTGTGGTCAACACAACCACCATCCACTCTTTCTCCGACCCAACACCAGCCCCGACATACCTCGAATCGTTTAGATACTTAGCATAACCTGTTTGTGTGTAATTAGTTAAAGCCAGAGTAGGGATCCGGTTAGGGATACAAACTGGTAAGATCAATCCGTCACGGGTAGTGTTTGGGTCGATTTTGCACTCAGAAAGAATGTCTTGGTAGTTCGTTAACTGCGGAGGGACCGACCCAGGAGTAACCGTGCCGGCTGTGGAGTGGTTTGTGCATGGTTGATCTTCGAGCTTGTCAGCGATCTCATCGGCCACACAATCAGCCTTCTCGTTCTTTGTAAAAGGTGCAACTTTTTGAGCAGTTCGGTG from Camelina sativa cultivar DH55 chromosome 7, Cs, whole genome shotgun sequence includes the following:
- the LOC104701005 gene encoding uncharacterized GPI-anchored protein At5g19250-like — its product is MSLSIYITHLLIFSLISTCVICNQAEDNLLQGLNSHRTAQKVAPFTKNEKADCVADEIADKLEDQPCTNHSTAGTVTPGSVPPQLTNYQDILSECKIDPNTTRDGLILPVCIPNRIPTLALTNYTQTGYAKYLNDSRYVGAGVGSEKEWMVVVLTTSTPGGSFTAGKASSAGKATSVRVMTGLGLVGFLFSCLVLF